Sequence from the Diorhabda carinulata isolate Delta chromosome 5, icDioCari1.1, whole genome shotgun sequence genome:
TATTAggatacttttattttataagggccattttttttacatttgttCAACAAAAGTATTGAGAAGCTTTTATCATTCGTAAAAATATATGTTCGCAgatatagaaataatagaacTTCAATTAGCCGAAGTAGATCAAGATCGTTAGAAAAGAAGGATCGTAGAGATTCGGCCAAGGACAAAGACTGTGGATCTAGACCCGCAACTCCGTCACAAGAAATATTGGATACTGATATGAGAAATTCTCAGAATTTACCTAGCGTTGTTGTAGCTACACCTGGGAAAAAGAGATGTAgggattttgatgaaaaaggtATGTGTCATACATTTAATGTTAATATGAACTACTTTTTTGCTaactttaaaatttatattattagagAAAATAACATGCTAAATCAGTATACTTTAATAATCTTTTCTTCAAGGGTATTGTATGCGTGGTGAAATGTGTCCATTTGATCATGGAATTGATCCTGTAGTACTAGAAGATACTGCTTTAACAAGAGTTTTAACTTACAATCCCAATGGTACACCACCTGTTGTACCATCTGGAATTGTACCAAATCCAATTCTCAATGCTCCAGGTCATCCTATGATGAATCAGAGGATGCCTTTGAGGGCTGACAATCCATATAACCCTCAAGCTCCGCATATGTGGAGGGATGGAAGATTTAGAGGACCCCGACCTATGGGCATGAGAgtaagtatttttcaatgtgTTTAGCAATAATTCAGTATATGtattcttgtttttttcaaaaatgcttTAAGGGTTTAATTTACTGTTTGGATAGCTTTCAGAGAatttagaagtttttttttacatttatgaaatgaaaacaaaatcagtatgttaataaaaagaattttttgtagcCAATTTTAGGCTCTATAATATTCTTGTAAGATCTCCAGAACATTTTTATAGAacacaaaatattcaatatctgCATATCTGaataagtataaaaattatGTGTTATCATAATTGTATTAATAACCTACCTGTCCATTATGTCTAACTTCATTGCATATACTCTTATTTAGCAGGTTCCACCAATGGGTCCTTTCATTCCTCAACCAAATCACAACCGTGAATTGATACCAGTACCTGTGATGGATAACAAACAAACAGAAACTTACAATCCTATGTATAATCATCCTCcgaattttgttaataatgtaGATCATGAAAATATGTACaagaaaaagatatttgatTTCAATCGCCTAGGTCCAAGAAATAAAAATCCGCAAAATTGCTCTTTAGAATTAAAGAAAGTACCGCAAGGATTAAATAGTATAACACATCTCAATAATCATTTTGGGAAGTttggaaaaattgtaaatatacagGTTAGACTTTCCTTTTCACTATTATATGATCTTGaataagattttatttatttgatataggaattgatgctaaaaatataatttttatgcaGGTGCAGTATGAAGGTGATCCGGAAGCAGCTCTTATAACTTTTTCTAGTCATGCTGAAGCAAATGCTGCATACCGTAGTACTGAGGCAGTTCTCAATAATCGTTTTATTAAGGTGTTTTGGCATAACGTCCAACCGGCGGTTCCGGGAGCAGCGGGAACAGGTGAAGGTAAACAGGAGAACATACCTCCCGCACAACAGCGCCCTGTTAAAGAGCGTCTAGGAGGAGGTAATTCCACTGTAGTACCCAATACTAATAAAGTTTTGAATCTAGTTCAACCCAAAGCTGATGAAACTCAACCCCCACAAGGGCctgaagaagaaaagaaaactatTACTAAAGAAGAGAGTAAACAACAAGCTACTGAAGCTATTAAGAAAAATCAGGAATTGATTGCAACCCAAGTGAAAGTTAAGAAAAACCAAGATGTCCAAAGAAAACAAGTATTAAAGATACAGAGTGACTTgagaaaaaagaaacaggagTTGCTGGATAAGCAATTGGCACAGCAGAAGATTCTAATAgaaaaattggagaaacgtAAGCTAGtgtttcaatataaatcaaacTATTTCTAACTTAATAACATTGACGTTTTGATGGTATTTTATTGTTCTTGAGAcatatttaaacttttattttctttctagtTCCTGCTGGTCCACAACGTGACGTTGTtaaagaaactattaaaaaatcacAAGAAGCTATAGAGGAAATTAAAAAAGATCTGGAAGCAGCTACACTTGCTATCAAAAATACCACGCCAGTTAAGAAGACCAAAGAGGAAACTCAAAAAGAGCTGTTAGATACAGAATTGGATTTGATAACAAAGCAACAAGAAGGAGCGGATACTTCagaaattcaaaagaaattattgGAACTTAAAGCCCGTGTGGCTAATGCCAAACCATTGAGAGGGAGAGGTATTGGCAGAAGATATGCTCCTATAGTTAGCAGGCACCtgttatcaaaaaataacttgagtaagaatcgaatttttttttatttactcatttAGTGAGATccatttgatttaaaatatgtaacacatcactcaataacaCTAACTGagagaaacatattttttttgtgaaaaattgatttcatttgtCATTGTAATCTCTTTCAatagcaatacaatcattccaacccATTCTCGATACcatgcttgtagaaggattcgtcttttgcctcaaaaaaggcttcagtttcagcaattgcttcttcatttgaactgaatttcTCATTGGTGATCATTTGAGATCAGCAAATCATCAGTgcattcattcatttattaattcatatatCGTCTTCAACTTGTGAATCAGTGTGTCTGCATTGTCTAGGTGAAACAGTGgatttttcttcgacatataaGGCCAGTTtcccttgatttttgcattcaaaccatccaacaactctatgtagtgtATGTTATTGATCGACTCTCATTTTTGAAGATAGTCTATGAACAATATACCATGCTCATcctaaaatactgaagccataaccttcccagctgactgttgtgcctttgaacgcttcggacgtggttcacagGCTGTAGTCCAcccagatgatgatcgtttggATTTCGAGTTAAATGtaatccatgtttcatccattgttacaTATTGACATTCAATGCTTCCAATCGAAtacttctttattatttttagaaccTAAACCAGTGCGTAGCATAAATCGTACTCCTTCGACAACATCTCTGACGGCTACGGCACCTGCTGTTACTACTGCTTTCCAAAAACATACTGTAGATCATCGACCAACAAGACTTCTTATATCAGGATATGAGACCGATGAACAAGATAGTGTGTTAAGTCATTTCcaggtaaatattttgatataaaaatatataaaaaaaataaattattggcTACATCCAACAAACccaatataaaattttggatttttcagaTAAGTTCTCTTCCAGTTGTCATGATCAgtcattatttttatgttcaaatatgATGTGACATAGTTGTGATTGAATTTTTACAACTTGAATCTAAACAACTTGACAGATCATATTTCTTGTGTATACACGGTAGCTCACTCTAAAAATAAGCATACTTCGTTATGTACATTTTTTACAAACTGATTATGAAGCTCATATTTTGGAgtgattataaaatattaatatacttAATATAAAATCTTAATATAATTACTTATCTTAGTATAAAATATTAGGATAAGTAATTTCCTACCACCATCTACTACATccccaaaattaattaaaattttgatctATTTAGTATCAAAGGTATACCTGTTTTTTTACTGTAATCAAATAAATGGCATAATAATCCCCATTTACTCTCCCATTCATATGGGATAGGTAACTGGTGATGTGacattaattattcaaatgtcTTATTAATAACTTACTATTTAATCATAACGGTTTGGCAGAAAAACAATGTtcttaattcaattatttaaagtttcagttatataaaaaagtgtACATGAAGAATTATTCTTACTTTTTTATGTCTGATTGgctctaaaaattaatttgtgtaATTCTCTCGTGAGAACATTAGCAAAAACGCTTTTATTAGACCCAAGTTTTTCTTTAGTGTAGGAAAATGCTCCCGTGAGAGTTTTGGAAGAAGGAGGCAGTGCCTTTCTATACTTGATAACTATGAAAAGTGTCTTGGTTCTTTgacaattcaaataataattatatataaaaccaAGCTACTCCGTCTGAATAACTTTAGGGCAATGCTGCATTATACTTTGGACAAGAAAACCTGTAGTAGCAATGATCTTACAACTTGAATCCATCTTATATGCAGGAGTTCATTAGAACTCTGGAATCGCGAGCTGTGGATGTGAAGAACAGCTTTGATGGAGGACAAAATAAACTTTATGGCTGTAGTGCAATGTGCAATTGTTGGTTTCAATTTAAGTATTAAGTATTATAAAATCCGGTTTTGATAAGTTTAAATTTCTAAAGAGATTATGTACTGGGTTTACATAAAATGTAATCTCCTCTGGTGATGGAACAATATAGTTTAATAATAGGAACTCAAGCTTCTAAACAGATTCTTGtagtttatatttaatattcaaaactcaatttaacagcaaatatttctttaccaaaataaaagaaacattattttaatttctcttCACGTTGACAACTATTGGGTTCTTGACGTTGTGTCATGCCCTTAATCCAGATGTTCCAAGTGTATGTAATAAGCACACTGTTATGTAATATTAGAGACATTAGAAAATTTCTTGTGGTGTTCCGgactaatttttattgtttaattttcaaCAGCAATATGGAGAAATTGTGGATTATGAGGTAGATTCTTCTCTACCAAGTATaactttgaattataaaacaagaaaagatGCAGAAATGGCACTGCTGAAAGGGAAGAATTTCCAGGTAGGTGAAAATTGCATTATGTTAGGGGGGCCATAAAGTAATGATTAAATGAAACATAATTGGCAGAACTTTCTTACTAGAAAAAGTggtgaatataaagaaaatccGATTGATTAATTTCTGGCAAGTATAGTGGCAATGCTTTCAGGTTTGTTGCATTTTTTTTCAAGACACATCTTAAGCAGGTCAGGAACTAGTACCCTTTTGCGGGCACTGTCGTTTAAAAGTGGGACTGGGCCAGTTTAAAATGACCACTTTTAAGTTACACAATATATGtttgaatttgtatattttcatttcaaaagaaAGCATTGTAACCTCGAAAAAATTTGTTGCTGAGGTTTTGACGGAAATATTagtttcgtgatttttttttatgatttgacCAAGGTTCAGCCGAATTTCTATACCTACCTATTATGGTATGTATGTACATATATCATTTTGAGATTTAGACTTAAATACCTTGTGCTCATGGGAGTCGTTTTTAGCGTATATATATTACTGGAAGTTGAAGTTTATTTAAAGAGTTCAATCTCAAATTTGAGCATCAAAATGACAGAATAGTAAACatgtctttcaaataaaacttgcaaaaaattaaattcgaaGTAACTTtcgtttgaaacatttttcagaaACCTTTCCGTTTTTAAGATAATaactaaatttgaatttctggaaccgttggtgatattcatactgtttacaccaccactacactaacactaacaacgtgtttcgataaccaagttatcgtatTCATAGAGTGAAGGTACACTAGAGTGGTAGTGTAAAAAGTTCTGtaccaaataaatattttacatttaaaatggTGTCCtttattcaactaatttttaacaaattgatattgatatattgttttctatttgttatgtgttttttgctatttttgttgattttggtgGTTTTCATTACTATCTAATAATCGATATCACAGAAAGCTAAAACTAACGTTTTAGCCcatcctatatatatatatatatatatatatatatatatatatatatatatatatatatatatatatatatatatatctctgGGACACTAGGGGACACTGggacacatatatatatatatatatatatatatatatatatatatatatatatatatatatatatatattcgttTGATAAATTGCGAGATGTGTTCAAAGGAGATGTGCCAATCGGCTTTAAGAGAAAAGCCTTTAACTAATGCATCTTCCCAGTCCTGACTTATGGCGCGGAGAACCTGACATTAACTAGATCAATACTTAAATTGCAAATTACTCAGCGTAAAATGGAAAGGTTTATGCTCGGCATCACTATGAGGGATGGGATAAGGAATGACTAATGGCGCAGATGATCTGGAGTTAAAGATATCATAGACCAAATACTGAGACAAAAATGGCGGTGGGCAGGACATGTTGCAAGGATACAAGATAACCGATGGACAAAAAGAATTCTAGATTGGAGAACAAGAACAGACAGACGAAATCCAGGAAGACCCCCTTGGAGGTGGACTGACGATATTAAAGAATACGGACAAATTAGGTAGCAACCGCTCAGAGCAGAGAAAACTGGAAGCATTTGGAGGAGGCCTATGTCCAGCAGTGGACGAGATAAGgctgaatgatgatgatgatgattatatCGACTGGGTGTCAAAGGAATGAATTTGGAAAGAAATATGCATCGTTAATTATAGCAAGTATATGAATGGTGTTAATCGTGTTGATCAATACTTATCATACTCCTCGATTATTCGTCTTACTTAGAAATGGGAGAAAAGAGCTATTATGTATTTCATTCATTCTTTACTATTTAATATCTTGaagagtttttcaaattttaaatgcagATTCGAAAAAACAAGGATAAGTTTTCACATGATATCACAAAAGAATGGATAACTACTGAATATATAGATGATCCTGCCCCAAGTACATTCACTAGATCTTGTAGAAATGATCCTCTAGGAAGGTTATCAAAAGATgccaaaaaataattagtaaaaattaCTACAGATGgcagaaaattaatattaaaaatacctagatgacattgaaataataaatcaaagaaaatatattttttgtttacattgtaAAGCTCCCGCTACTCAACATAGTTGTGTGTGtttgatttctttaatttcataGGTGAAGATCTACCTTTTCTattgaatacttttttaataGCATCTTTGATAGTATAATAAACAAACTTAATATACACATTGTACATCATCTTTGAATCAATAATGTATCTGCGGTATCTATTCTTTTGCAGGATCGAACTTTATCAATAACTTGGAGTAGCAACAAGCAGTTGACCAGACAGAAAAGTAGTGGTTCCATTACCCGTACAGTACTTTTGTCAGAGACTGACGAAGATCAATTAATAGATTCTAGTCTTCTTGATGGAGAGGAAGAGGtaagttatttgaattttatcttCTCAGtgaatcttcaaaataagcATGAATGGAGTTGAAAATACTATTctagacaaaaaattttaactacAATGAATTATTCTTTTATGCTGTTAGTTGTCAAGACCTCATTCTTCATGTTCTACTCCTTTTTCGgttttataaaatggaaaaaaaattaaattcgcGGTTTTTGTTGCTTTTATAATATATACTGATTAAATACTGAAGAAGGATGGAACtgttagtttttgaaaatgacagCTGTTTATTGCAGTGTTATCAAAATGGAAAGAATCATAAAgttgtgatttaaaaaaaagtttatcaatgAAAGGATTACCATCTGAAACCCCCAATCTTAATTAAGTCAAACTATCTTATagtgaataattgaataatgtGTTTGATTCAACTTTTAGTTGGGTCCGGAGATTTCCGAAGAGACTCTTTTACAAGATGACGATGATGAGGATGAAGAAGACAGATCATGGAGACGATAGTAGAAAGGACATTTGtcgaaaagaatattttttttaccataTCGACAGTATCGCTTATATATTAATTGTATGAAACTGTCGAATGTGATTAGGTAGCGATAGGTTTGACTGTTTTTTACTGGCTATTTGTAGCCATCTATTTTATGTACAAAGATGTTTGTTATAGTATACAgatctttatttttagatttattataGCAGTAACGAACactgtaaaaattataatcattggTGAccgaatatatatttatattagaaatagtaTATATTTAATTGCTCGACTaagaaaagatataaaaactattcacattatatttctgtttttaactaaaaaataaaaacagttattgATAGCATAGAACTATAcacaaaatatggaattttgtTTGAATCAATCATCAGACTCCAATCTTTCCAGGTAAAAGAGATAATATGGGCTTTTTCATCATTCATTGCTTGTGATCTACATAAGAAGGTATTCATTCAGTTTATTCTAccatttgttttatgtttttctatgaaattacTCAATCTTTTtagctttattatttattaatagaagtgcaattcaaataaaacattaagTGTTGTGCGCAACTTCATTATGCTCTGGTAGAAAAACCTTGAGAGTGGTGGTTACTAGCGATTCGCACAAGCAAAATTGTACCGGCTCCTAAATAAGcagtgacatttgacatttaatttttgaaacctAATTATACACTAGTTTCTAGTGGTAAATTCAAATGCGCTGGTCTTCAATAATTCCAGGAATCTACGATTCTTATCCTAGAGTTTTTGTTACACTCTTTTCATTAGTATTTTACTTGTTTGTAATCTcacttacaatttttttctgaataagccgctttttgatcattttttcaagttcaaacttttttatacacaaaaatttGCATGATTTGAAAATACGTACTacccaatttttatatttatttatttattcgtataattttggaaattatagtATTTACCTATAAGGAAATAactgtatttaaaatatttgttgtcaCAATGAAATAGATACCATGCTTTCCTGcttcaaagaaataattttcgttttatagatttttttttatttatatttttacagaTTTCGTATACTGCTGTAGTGGTAA
This genomic interval carries:
- the LOC130894142 gene encoding zinc finger protein swm isoform X1; protein product: MIVDQIDAFKTWLTAVLRPICEADPAALAKYVIALIKKDKSEDELRKSMIGQLDVFLEGETGPFVDLVFQTLATKDYINSPVIPNTNPPNPNIKTISKEPIKESKVIIPPSELPNLNETVNGNAKKDLEFRREREIKKNSDAEREDRPVRRRSPIRHRSLSRNRTRSRSRSWDRAKKSRSREKSRERIEQHRIDREKRERPRAWRNKSPPRRYDRRRLSRTPSPIRARSRSRSPRHSHRNRYRNNRTSISRSRSRSLEKKDRRDSAKDKDCGSRPATPSQEILDTDMRNSQNLPSVVVATPGKKRCRDFDEKGYCMRGEMCPFDHGIDPVVLEDTALTRVLTYNPNGTPPVVPSGIVPNPILNAPGHPMMNQRMPLRADNPYNPQAPHMWRDGRFRGPRPMGMRQVPPMGPFIPQPNHNRELIPVPVMDNKQTETYNPMYNHPPNFVNNVDHENMYKKKIFDFNRLGPRNKNPQNCSLELKKVPQGLNSITHLNNHFGKFGKIVNIQVQYEGDPEAALITFSSHAEANAAYRSTEAVLNNRFIKVFWHNVQPAVPGAAGTGEGKQENIPPAQQRPVKERLGGGNSTVVPNTNKVLNLVQPKADETQPPQGPEEEKKTITKEESKQQATEAIKKNQELIATQVKVKKNQDVQRKQVLKIQSDLRKKKQELLDKQLAQQKILIEKLEKLPAGPQRDVVKETIKKSQEAIEEIKKDLEAATLAIKNTTPVKKTKEETQKELLDTELDLITKQQEGADTSEIQKKLLELKARVANAKPLRGRGIGRRYAPIVSRHLLSKNNLKPKPVRSINRTPSTTSLTATAPAVTTAFQKHTVDHRPTRLLISGYETDEQDSVLSHFQQYGEIVDYEVDSSLPSITLNYKTRKDAEMALLKGKNFQDRTLSITWSSNKQLTRQKSSGSITRTVLLSETDEDQLIDSSLLDGEEELGPEISEETLLQDDDDEDEEDRSWRR
- the LOC130894142 gene encoding zinc finger protein swm isoform X2, translated to MIVDQIDAFKTWLTAVLRPICEADPAALAKYVIALIKKDKSEDELRKSMIGQLDVFLEGETGPFVDLVFQTLATKDYINSPVIPNTNPPNPNIKTISKEPIKESKVIIPPSELPNLNETVNGNAKKDLEFRREREIKKNSDAEREDRPVRRRSPIRHRSLSRNRTRSRSRSWDRAKKSRSREKSRERIEQHRIDREKRERPRAWRNKSPPRRYDRRRLSRTPSPIRARSRSRSPRHSHRNRYRNNRTSISRSRSRSLEKKDRRDSAKDKDCGSRPATPSQEILDTDMRNSQNLPSVVVATPGKKRCRDFDEKGYCMRGEMCPFDHGIDPVVLEDTALTRVLTYNPNGTPPVVPSGIVPNPILNAPGHPMMNQRMPLRADNPYNPQAPHMWRDGRFRGPRPMGMRVPPMGPFIPQPNHNRELIPVPVMDNKQTETYNPMYNHPPNFVNNVDHENMYKKKIFDFNRLGPRNKNPQNCSLELKKVPQGLNSITHLNNHFGKFGKIVNIQVQYEGDPEAALITFSSHAEANAAYRSTEAVLNNRFIKVFWHNVQPAVPGAAGTGEGKQENIPPAQQRPVKERLGGGNSTVVPNTNKVLNLVQPKADETQPPQGPEEEKKTITKEESKQQATEAIKKNQELIATQVKVKKNQDVQRKQVLKIQSDLRKKKQELLDKQLAQQKILIEKLEKLPAGPQRDVVKETIKKSQEAIEEIKKDLEAATLAIKNTTPVKKTKEETQKELLDTELDLITKQQEGADTSEIQKKLLELKARVANAKPLRGRGIGRRYAPIVSRHLLSKNNLKPKPVRSINRTPSTTSLTATAPAVTTAFQKHTVDHRPTRLLISGYETDEQDSVLSHFQQYGEIVDYEVDSSLPSITLNYKTRKDAEMALLKGKNFQDRTLSITWSSNKQLTRQKSSGSITRTVLLSETDEDQLIDSSLLDGEEELGPEISEETLLQDDDDEDEEDRSWRR
- the LOC130894142 gene encoding zinc finger protein swm isoform X4, producing MIVDQIDAFKTWLTAVLRPICEADPAALAKYVIALIKKDKSEDELRKSMIGQLDVFLEGETGPFVDLVFQTLATKDYINSPVIPNTNPPNPNIKTISKEPIKESKVIIPPSELPNLNETVNGNAKKDLEFRREREIKKNSDAEREDRPVRRRSPIRHRSLSRNRTRSRSRSWDRAKKSRSREKSRERIEQHRIDREKRERPRAWRNKSPPRRYDRRRLSRTPSPIRARSRSRSPRHSHRNRYRNNRTSISRSRSRSLEKKDRRDSAKDKDCGSRPATPSQEILDTDMRNSQNLPSVVVATPGKKRCRDFDEKGYCMRGEMCPFDHGIDPVVLEDTALTRVLTYNPNGTPPVVPSGIVPNPILNAPGHPMMNQRMPLRADNPYNPQAPHMWRDGRFRGPRPMGMRVPPMGPFIPQPNHNRELIPVPVMDNKQTETYNPMYNHPPNFVNNVDHENMYKKKIFDFNRLGPRNKNPQNCSLELKKVPQGLNSITHLNNHFGKFGKIVNIQVQYEGDPEAALITFSSHAEANAAYRSTEAVLNNRFIKVFWHNVQPAVPGAAGTGEVQPKADETQPPQGPEEEKKTITKEESKQQATEAIKKNQELIATQVKVKKNQDVQRKQVLKIQSDLRKKKQELLDKQLAQQKILIEKLEKLPAGPQRDVVKETIKKSQEAIEEIKKDLEAATLAIKNTTPVKKTKEETQKELLDTELDLITKQQEGADTSEIQKKLLELKARVANAKPLRGRGIGRRYAPIVSRHLLSKNNLKPKPVRSINRTPSTTSLTATAPAVTTAFQKHTVDHRPTRLLISGYETDEQDSVLSHFQQYGEIVDYEVDSSLPSITLNYKTRKDAEMALLKGKNFQDRTLSITWSSNKQLTRQKSSGSITRTVLLSETDEDQLIDSSLLDGEEELGPEISEETLLQDDDDEDEEDRSWRR
- the LOC130894142 gene encoding zinc finger protein swm isoform X3, with protein sequence MIVDQIDAFKTWLTAVLRPICEADPAALAKYVIALIKKDKSEDELRKSMIGQLDVFLEGETGPFVDLVFQTLATKDYINSPVIPNTNPPNPNIKTISKEPIKESKVIIPPSELPNLNETVNGNAKKDLEFRREREIKKNSDAEREDRPVRRRSPIRHRSLSRNRTRSRSRSWDRAKKSRSREKSRERIEQHRIDREKRERPRAWRNKSPPRRYDRRRLSRTPSPIRARSRSRSPRHSHRNRYRNNRTSISRSRSRSLEKKDRRDSAKDKDCGSRPATPSQEILDTDMRNSQNLPSVVVATPGKKRCRDFDEKGYCMRGEMCPFDHGIDPVVLEDTALTRVLTYNPNGTPPVVPSGIVPNPILNAPGHPMMNQRMPLRADNPYNPQAPHMWRDGRFRGPRPMGMRQVPPMGPFIPQPNHNRELIPVPVMDNKQTETYNPMYNHPPNFVNNVDHENMYKKKIFDFNRLGPRNKNPQNCSLELKKVPQGLNSITHLNNHFGKFGKIVNIQVQYEGDPEAALITFSSHAEANAAYRSTEAVLNNRFIKVFWHNVQPAVPGAAGTGEVQPKADETQPPQGPEEEKKTITKEESKQQATEAIKKNQELIATQVKVKKNQDVQRKQVLKIQSDLRKKKQELLDKQLAQQKILIEKLEKLPAGPQRDVVKETIKKSQEAIEEIKKDLEAATLAIKNTTPVKKTKEETQKELLDTELDLITKQQEGADTSEIQKKLLELKARVANAKPLRGRGIGRRYAPIVSRHLLSKNNLKPKPVRSINRTPSTTSLTATAPAVTTAFQKHTVDHRPTRLLISGYETDEQDSVLSHFQQYGEIVDYEVDSSLPSITLNYKTRKDAEMALLKGKNFQDRTLSITWSSNKQLTRQKSSGSITRTVLLSETDEDQLIDSSLLDGEEELGPEISEETLLQDDDDEDEEDRSWRR